A window from Fragaria vesca subsp. vesca linkage group LG5, FraVesHawaii_1.0, whole genome shotgun sequence encodes these proteins:
- the LOC101296111 gene encoding lachrymatory-factor synthase-like, whose amino-acid sequence MAKEEPIQPKWESRASAELKGSKAQDVWPLVADFCNIDKWFPNLHTCYQVEGVSGQPGLVRYCEMGRDETTLWAKEKLLMIDPTNQSITYEVGDNNLGLKSYVATMQVVPINNNNGCKIVWSYSCNPIEGSSLEEFQSFVEYSLQGIANKMELALVSNTTTSMGDEPRPSCNSSN is encoded by the coding sequence ATGGCAAAAGAAGAACCTATACAACCAAAATGGGAAAGCCGAGCTTCTGCCGAGCTCAAAGGCTCAAAAGCACAAGATGTTTGGCCTCTCGTGGCCGACTTCTGCAACATAGACAAGTGGTTCCCCAACCTCCACACTTGTTACCAAGTCGAAGGAGTTTCCGGCCAACCTGGTCTTGTTCGGTACTGCGAAATGGGGAGAGACGAGACTACCTTGTGGGCAAAAGAGAAGCTACTCATGATCGATCCAACCAACCAATCTATCACCTACGAAGTCGGTGACAACAACTTGGGTCTCAAGTCATATGTTGCAACAATGCAAGTAGTCCCCATCAACAACAACAATGGATGCAAGATCGTGTGGTCGTATAGTTGTAATCCGATTGAGGGCTCGAGCTTGGAAGAATTCCAATCCTTCGTTGAGTATTCCCTCCAAGGGATAGCAAACAAGATGGAGCTTGCTCTTGTGTCTAATACCACAACTAGCATGGGTGATGAACCTCGACCTTCATGTAATAGTAGTAACTAG
- the LOC101297150 gene encoding U3 small nucleolar RNA-associated protein 6 homolog — MADVVQYRLERMTNELNDLEQRGIFTRREISEIVKKRTKFEYRLKRPSPLKQDYLSYIDYETQLDSLRRLRKKSVTRELQKQGLKTTKKMKKSVSDFAGIMRILDIYRLAVMRFKGDIELWFRYLEFCRQKRNGRMKKVLADVIKFHPKVPGVWIYAAAWEFDHNLNVEAARAIMQNGLRVCTTSEDLWIEYLRMELTFLNKLKARKVALGEDEGTFTRDQISSDKKQWRDENKDLFMSLNDKGENNEGSDDENEKSIKKISKFQEQGFSIIRTIYAGAVEALPSSFSLRKRFLEILEATDLVNSEEIHREILSDMKRDFSTEPGYWDWLARLEYNPGRKEYISEEGALSQIEKAIQFYEEAIEVLPTATMLNQYAKFLNGVVTLPKLENKPSGISTPSDSYIPLLLRAYEKVKTMGYIEEDLACQHISFLLQLGRLEEARKLADNLCSGIFSNSVKLWQLRISIGIRHLTRDSMSPSKAELLSIYELFQDVLTRVPISEAESLWLMALKFFANQKHYFGKLVEISIRSLTKDGGSEHGFSLSAAIVNFVLQKDGLSHAREMYKRFIALPHPGLALSRACIELESNLASIGDRDSLVHARKLYESALQTYDQDLSLWRDYYLMETKMGTSETAFAVHWKARKILKDTTALVTPDL; from the exons ATGGCTGACGTAGTCCAGTATCGACTTGAGCGTATGACCAATGAGCTCAATGATCTCGAGCAACGTGGAATTTTTACGCGCAGAGAGATATCTGAGATTGTCAAGAAGCGTACCAAGTTTGAGTACCGGCTCAAACGTCCGAGCCCACTCAAGCAGGATTACCTTTCCTATATTGACTATGAGACTCAGCTTGACTCACTCCGTCGGCTCAGAAAAAAATCAGTGACGCGTGAGCTGCAAAAGCAGGGCCTCAAGACCACTAAGAAGATGAAGAAGTCAGTTTCAGACTTTGCCGGAATCATGAGGATTCTTGATATTTATAGGCTTGCAGTCATGAGGTTTAAGGGAGATATTGAACTGTGGTTTCGGTACCTTGAGTTTTGTCGACAAAAAAGGAATGGTAGAATGAAGAAG GTCCTGGCTGATGTAATCAAATTTCACCCAAAGGTCCCCGGTGTCTGGATTTATGCTGCAGCTTGGGAATTTGACCATAACTTGAATGTTGAAGCTGCCCGTGCTATCATGCAGAACGGGTTAAGAGTTTGCACAACATCAGAAGACCTCTGGATAGAGTATCTTCGAATGGAACTCACATTCCTCAATAAATTAAAGGCTCGGAAGGTTGCGCTTGGAGAGGATGAGGGTACTTTTACCCGTGATCAGATAAGTTCGGATAAGAAACAGTGGAGAGATGAAAACAAAGACTTATTCATGTCCCTCAATGACAAAGGAGAAAATAATGAAGGGTCTGATGACGAAAATGAAAAGTCAATCAAGAAAATTAGTAAGTTTCAAGAGCAAGGTTTTAGCATAATAAGAACCATATACGCTGGAGCAGTAGAAGCTCTTCCCTCTAGTTTTAGTCTGAGAAAACGTTTTTTGGAGATCCTGGAAGCTACTGACTTGGTTAATTCGGAAGAAATACATAGGGAAATACTAAGTGATATGAAGAGAGACTTCTCAACAGAACCAGGGTATTGGGATTGGCTTGCAAGACTCGAATATAATCCTGGAAGGAAGGAATATATCAGTGAAGAAGGCGCACTTTCTCAGATAGAAAAAGCAATTCAG TTTTATGAGGAGGCTATAGAAGTTTTACCTACAGCTACGATGCTAAACCAGTATGCGAAATTTTTGAATGGTGTTGTCACTCTTCCAAAGTTAGAAAACAAGCCTTCTGGGATATCTACTCCATCTGACAGTTATATTCCTCTTCTTTTGAGGGCTTACGAAAAGGTTAAAACAATGGGCTATATTGAGGAGGATCTTGCTTGTCAGCATATTTCATTTCTTTTGCAACTTGGAAGACTAGAGGAAGCCCGAAAACTGGCAGATAATCTTTGTTCTGGGATATTTTCAAATTCAGTGAAGTTATGGCAGTTAAGAATCTCTATCGGCATCAGACACTTAACAAGGGATTCCATGTCGCCGAGTAAAGCTGAGCTACTATCCATCTATGAACTTTTTCAAGATGTTTTGACAAGAGTGCCCATTTCAGAAGCTGAGAGCCTGTGGTTAATG GCCCTTAAATTCTTTGCAAATCAAAAGCATTATTTTGGCAAGTTGGTGGAGATTTCTATCAGATCATTGACAAAAGATGGCGGCAGTGAACATGGATTTTCCCTCTCTGCTGCTATTGTGAATTTTGTTCTTCAAAAAGATGGACTTTCACATGCTAGAGAGATGTATAAACG CTTCATTGCTTTACCACACCCTGGGCTTGCTCTTTCTAGAGCATGCATTGAATTGGAATCAAACCTTGCATCCATTGGGGATAGAGATAGCCTTGTCCATGCGAGGAAATTATATGAATCTGCACTTCAAACGTATGACCAAGATTTGAGCTTATGGCGAGATTACTATCTGATGGAGACTAAG ATGGGAACATCAGAAACAGCTTTTGCTGTACATTGGAAAGCACGCAAGATTCTAAAAGACACAACCGCTCTTGTTACACCAGATTTGTAA
- the LOC101296675 gene encoding uncharacterized protein LOC101296675, which produces MVGRKRGRGGGRGGKRPRKEENGGEGVLGIENEEVKQVAVEEKPKPGRGRKRRGQKEEEEDCGGGQRRYTLRERALKAETRKKRQRKVAAAAKEERPDVSTMCHQCQRNDKGEVVRCTGCWKRRERKRYCLHCIQTWYPNASVKSFAEACPVCRGNCNCKSCLRLDVPVRCLDNVDPKIDDEETKLEHCKYLVHSLLPYLKRIKDEQVSEMVVEAKRQGLSHVSQLQVQKSNCLEDERMFCNHCNTSIFDFHRTCPDCEYDLCLVCCREIRDGKWKKREGEAGHKYVDLGREYLHGEGEFNSLLKKNRENVRTGRREQKKRNVDVEVKPDKLESAEEEDEKFVNLGEHLDGEGELKRNDDVGVEQDDSESAEVATFEWRASEDGSILCPPKHMKGCGKHTLELRCNFSQNHVIELVEKAGKIDESYNLLHASSETPAQKCSCVKPVDDAVSISSSSCKIRKAAYRDGSDDNYLFCPRVGQIQDEDFGHFQWHWMRGEPVIVSNALENGSGLSWEPSVMWRAFRQIKNLNHDRELAVDAIDCLDWNFIEINNCDFFTGYSKGRFDKLDWPEILKLKDFPPSTEFDNRLPRHGKEFLCCLPFKEYTHPKGSLNLAMFLPKESVKPDMGPKTYIAYGVVQELGRGDSVTKLHCDMSDAVNILTHIAEVTLAPEKLATIDELKKKHREQDRREMFGSCGTIAENGSVPQEDSAEVYEDGGALWDIFRCQDVPQLEKYIQKHINEFRHLHCNPLKSVTHAIHDQTVYLTAEHKRKLKEEFGIQPWTFVQKLGDAVFIPAGCPHQVRNLKSCIKVALDFVSPENVGECFRLTEEFRTLPTNHRASEDKLEVKKMIVHTLCNAVMEITGEKKSEDDVKPKKRR; this is translated from the coding sequence ATGGTGGGGAGAAAGAGAGGTAGGGGCGGAGGCCGAGGCGGCAAGCGGCCGAGGAAAGAAGAGAACGGCGGCGAGGGTGTTTTGGGAATTGAGAATGAGGAAGTGAAACAAGTAGCTGTGGAGGAGAAGCCGAAGCCGGGCAGAGGCAGGAAGCGGCGGGGGCAGAAAGAAGAGGAAGAAGACTGCGGCGGAGGACAGAGGCGTTATACACTGAGGGAGAGGGCGTTGAAGGCGGAGACTCGGAAGAAGAGGCAGAGAAAGGTAGCGGCGGCGGCGAAGGAGGAGAGGCCTGACGTGTCGACTATGTGCCATCAGTGTCAGAGGAATGATAAGGGGGAAGTGGTGCGGTGCACGGGTTGTTGGAAAAGAAGAGAGAGGAAGAGATATTGTCTCCATTGTATTCAGACTTGGTATCCCAACGCCTCGGTGAAATCATTTGCTGAGGCTTGCCCCGTGTGCCGTGGCAACTGCAACTGCAAATCCTGCCTTCGTTTGGATGTGCCTGTCAGGTGTTTGGACAATGTGGACCCGAAAATCGATGATGAGGAGACTAAGTTGGAGCACTGTAAGTATTTGGTTCATAGCCTGCTTCCTTATTTGAAGAGGATCAAAGATGAGCAGGTCAGTGAGATGGTTGTGGAAGCCAAGAGGCAAGGCTTATCTCATGTTTCGCAGCTCCAAGTTCAAAAGTCTAATTGCCTTGAGGATGAGCGTATGTTTTGCAATCACTGCAATACTTCGATTTTCGATTTTCATAGGACCTGTCCTGACTGTGAGTATGATCTGTGCCTTGTTTGCTGCCGGGAGATTCGAGATGGCAAGTGGAAGAAGAGAGAGGGGGAAGCGGGGCATAAGTATGTTGATTTGGGGCGTGAGTATTTGCATGGAGAGGGAGAGTTCAACAGCTTGCTAAAAAAGAACAGAGAAAATGTCAGAACGGGAAGAAGAGAACAGAAGAAGCGGAATGTTGATGTGGAAGTGAAGCCGGACAAGTTAGAATCTGCTGAAGAGGAAGATGAGAAATTTGTCAACTTGGGGGAGCATTTGGATGGAGAGGGAGAGCTGAAGAGGAATGATGATGTGGGAGTGGAGCAGGACGATTCTGAATCTGCTGAAGTGGCCACATTTGAGTGGAGAGCAAGTGAAGATGGAAGCATCCTCTGCCCCCCAAAGCACATGAAAGGTTGTGGTAAGCATACTTTAGAATTGAGATGCAATTTTTCTCAGAATCACGTCATAGAGTTGGTGGAGAAAGCAGGAAAAATAGATGAAAGTTACAATCTTTTGCATGCTAGTAGTGAGACTCCTGCACAGAAGTGTTCATGTGTTAAACCTGTGGATGATGCTGTTAGCATAAGTAGCAGTAGCTGTAAGATAAGGAAAGCAGCATATAGAGATGGTTCTGATGATAACTACTTGTTCTGTCCAAGGGTTGGACAAATCCAAGATGAGGATTTTGGCCATTTTCAGTGGCACTGGATGAGGGGTGAGCCTGTAATTGTGAGTAATGCGCTTGAAAATGGATCAGGTCTAAGCTGGGAACCATCTGTCATGTGGCGGGCATTTAGACAGATAAAGAATCTCAACCATGATAGGGAATTGGCAGTCGATGCCATTGATTGCTTGGATTGGAATTTCATCGAAATCAACAACTGCGACTTCTTTACTGGATATTCCAAAGGCCGTTTTGATAAATTGGATTGGCCTGAGATTCTGAAGCTCAAAGACTTTCCTCCATCTACTGAGTTTGACAATCGTCTTCCTCGGCATGGTAAGGAATTTCTATGTTGTCTGCCTTTCAAGGAGTACACGCACCCCAAGGGAAGTCTGAACCTTGCTATGTTCTTGCCAAAGGAGTCAGTAAAGCCGGATATGGGTCCGAAAACATATATTGCCTATGGTGTTGTGCAGGAGCTTGGACGGGGAGATTCTGTAACCAAGCTTCACTGTGATATGTCTGATGCGGTCAATATTTTGACACATATAGCTGAAGTGACCCTTGCTCCTGAAAAACTTGCAACTATAGATGAGTTGAAGAAAAAACACAGGGAGCAAGACCGAAGGGAGATGTTTGGAAGTTGTGGCACAATTGCTGAAAATGGTAGTGTGCCTCAGGAAGATTCAGCTGAAGTATACGAAGATGGGGGTGCATTATGGGACATTTTCCGATGCCAGGATGTTCCACAGCTGGAGAAGTACATCCAGAAGCACATTAATGAATTCAGGCACTTGCACTGTAATCCATTGAAGAGTGTTACTCATGCTATACATGATCAGACTGTATATCTCACTGCGGAGCACAAGAGGAAGCTCAAGGAGGAATTCGGAATTCAGCCATGGACATTTGTCCAGAAACTTGGCGACGCTGTTTTCATTCCTGCAGGCTGTCCTCATCAGGTGAGGAATTTGAAGTCATGTATCAAAGTTGCACTGGACTTCGTTTCCCCTGAGAATGTGGGGGAGTGCTTTCGTTTGACGGAAGAGTTTCGCACCCTTCCAACAAACCACAGGGCTAGTGAGGATAAGCTGGAGGTTAAGAAAATGATTGTGCATACTCTTTGTAATGCTGTGATGGAGATTACTGGTGAGAAAAAGTCTGAGGATGATGTGAAGCCTAAGAAGAGAAGGTGA